The Alosa sapidissima isolate fAloSap1 chromosome 5, fAloSap1.pri, whole genome shotgun sequence genome has a window encoding:
- the LOC121708707 gene encoding transcription factor HES-7.1-B-like — MKLQLAVHHVKIDRKLLKPQVERRRRERINRCLETLSKMLMEDRENQKRTEKAEILEHTVAFLRSNSHHDSNNFHNGFSACLQKASEFLQTTDMASNQKLALSSRLDMVAVPQHHHPHLKLDVQTPLSSATVSKPLSPKRSASKAALWNPRSPGGHLTCQILCQKVDIYANIKAEVKAGISKSSPQPPPSSMSTVSPSHRRHLTQNSQSSTQASSPITSGYTGKELLPQTQLMWRPWS, encoded by the exons ATGAAGCTGCAGCTAGCTGTTCACCACGTCAAAATAGACCGCAAG CTCCTGAAGCCtcaagtggagaggagaaggcGGGAAAGGATAAACCGTTGCCTAGAAACACTCAGTAAGATGCTGATGGAAGACCGTGAGAACCAG aaAAGAACTGAGAAAGCAGAGATTCTGGAACACACTGTTGCTTTTCTGAGGAGCAACAGTCACCATGACAGCAACAACTTTCACAACGGCTTCTCCGCCTGCCTGCAAAAAGCCTCTGAGTTCCTCCAGACAACAGATATGGCCTCAAATCAGAAGCTGGCGCTGTCATCAAGACTGGACATGGTTGCTGTCCCCCagcatcatcatcctcatctgaAACTGGACGTCCAGACTCCCCTTTCTTCAGCCACCGTCTCCAAGCCACTGAGCCCTAAGAGATCCGCTTCAAAAGCTGCACTGTGGAATCCCAGATCACCTGGCGGACATTTGACCTGCCAGATCCTGTGTCAAAAAGTGGACATTTACGCCAACATCAAAGCTGAAGTCAAAGCCGGCATCAGCAAAAGTTCCCCTCAGCCTCCACCTTCCTCCATGTCAACGGTCTCCCCCTCCCACAGACGCCATCTGACCCAAAACTCCCAGTCATCTACACAAGCTTCCAGCCCCATCACATCAGGCTACACTGGAAAGGAACTGTTGCCACAAACCCAGCTCATGTGGAGACCATGGTCTTGA